The Lycium ferocissimum isolate CSIRO_LF1 chromosome 10, AGI_CSIRO_Lferr_CH_V1, whole genome shotgun sequence genome window below encodes:
- the LOC132034897 gene encoding UBP1-associated protein 2A-like, with translation MQQYNAAERIFEILTFAREGKGGNIHKVSVEGKKCSCGKWRNYHMPCSHAIKFCYIRGIQPKTYVSKYYSCRFYKQTHSENFSPLGDEAYWPPSPFSTRTIPKHVVHDAEEEEETLEKLLEPFSEDQLTKLIKQVIAKNPNFKVHIQKLADKDSTHRKIFVYGLGWDTTAETLTGVFEKHGEIEACNAVTDKVSGKSKGYGFILFKHRSSARKALREPQKKICTRMTSCQLASAGPVPVPVPQVLGVSEYTQRKIFVSNVAADLDPQKLLEFFSKFGEVEEGPLGLDKQTGKPKGFCLFVYKSVESAKKALEEPHKSFEGHILHCQKAIDGPKHSKQQQHYPQQQQQQHYQRPAKKAKYSGSSGGAASAEHLMAPSGSAIVGFNPAVAGVTPALGQALIALLAMQGAASLGMGKWYLL, from the exons ATGCAACAATACAATGCAGCTGAAAGGATCTTTGAGATTCTGACATTTGCACGCGAAGGTAAGGGCGGAAATATCCATAAAGTCTCTGTCGAAGGGAAAAAGTGTTCGTGTGGGAAGTGGAGAAACTACCATATGCCATGTTCACATGCAATTAAATTTTGTTATATCCGCGGAATTCAACCAAAGACCTATGTTAGCAAGTACTATAGTTGCAGGTTTTACAAACAAACGCACAGTGAAAATTTTTCACCGTTGGGTGATGAGGCATATTGGCCACCTTCTCCCTTCAG TACTAGAACAATACCAAAACACGTCGTACATGacgcagaagaagaagaagaaacactCGAGAAGCTTCTAGAACCATTCTCAGAGGATCAACTTACAAAGCTTATCAAACAAGTTATAGCTAAAAACCCTAATTTCAAAGTGCATATTCAAAAACTTGCCGATAAAGATTCGACACACAGGAAAATCTTCGTGTACGGATTAGGTTGGGATACAACAGCTGAAACCTTAACTGGTGTGTTTGAAAAGCACGGTGAAATTGAGGCTTGCAATGCCGTTACGGATAAGGTTTCGGGGAAATCAAAAGGTTATGGGTTTATATTGTTTAAACATAGGAGTAGTGCTAGGAAAGCTTTGAGAGAACCACAGAAGAAAATTTGTACAAGGATGACTTCTTGCCAGCTGGCGTCTGCTGGTCCGGTGCCAGTCCCGGTCCCACAGG TCCTCGGGGTTTCGGAGTATACGCAGAGGAAGATTTTTGTAAGCAATGTGGCTGCTGATCTTGATCCTCAAAAGTTGTTGGAGTTTTTCTCAAAGTTTGGTGAAGTTGAGGAGGGTCCACTTGGATTGGATAAGCAAACTGGGAAACCTAAGgggttttgtttgtttgtgtaTAAGAGTGTTGAGAGTGCAAAGAAGGCATTGGAGGAGCCACATAAGAGCTTTGAAGGGCATATCCTTCATTGTCAGAAGGCAATTGATGGGCCAAAACACAGTAAGCAGCAACAACATTACCCtcagcagcagcaacaacaacattatcagcGTCCTGCAAAGAAGGCGAAATATTCAG GTAGCAGTGGCGGTGCAGCATCAGCTGAGCATTTGATGGCGCCATCAGGGTCTGCAATTGTGGGATTCAACCCTGCTGTTGCAGGGGTGACTCCAGCTCTTGGGCAGGCGCTGATAGCCCTATTAGCTATGCAAGGAGCAGCTAGTTTGGGGATGGGAAAGTGGTACCTGTTGTAA